CGTCCAGACCGCGGTGCAGGCCATCAAGGAGGGGGCCTACGACTTCATCGAGAAGCCGCTCGAGATCTCGCGCCTGCGCGTGGTGCTCGACCGCGCGCTCGAGAAGAAGGAGACCATGCGCGAGGTGCAGCTGCTGCGGCGCCGGCTGGCCGCGCTCGCGCCCGGCACCGACATGATCGGCTCCGGCCCCGCCATGCAGCGGGTGTTCGAGCTGGTGAAGAAGGTGGCGCCCGCCAACGCGAGCGTGGTGCTCACCGGAGAGAGCGGCACCGGCAAGGAGGTGGTGGCGCGCGCCGTCCACTCGCTCTCCTTGCGCAAGGACAAGGCGTTCGTGGCCCTCAACTGCGGGGCCATCCCGGCCACCCTCATCGAGTCCGAGCTGTTCGGCTACGAGCGCGGCGCCTTCACCGGGGCCGACCAGCGCCGGCTCGGCAACTTCGAGCTGGCCCACGGCGGCACGCTCTTCCTGGACGAGATCGGGGAGCTGCCCATCGAGATGCAGGGGAAGTTCCTGCGGGTGCTGGAGGAGCGCAAGGTCCGGCGGCTGGGCGGCAAGAGCGAGGTCGAGGTGGACGTGCGCGTGCTGTGCGCCACGAACCGCGACCTCAAGGAGGAGATCAAGCGCGGGCGCTTCCGGGAGGACCTGTACTTCCGGCTGCACGTCTTCACCATCCACCTGCCGCCGCTCAAGGAGCGGCGCGAGGACGTGCCGCTGCTCGTGCAGCACTTCATCGAGAAGTTCAACGGCGAGACGGGCAAGCACGTCCAGGGGGTGACGCCCGGGGCCATGAACGTGCTCCAGGGGTACGCCTGGCCGGGCAACATCCGCGAGCTCCGCAACACCGTCGAGCGCGCCATGATCCTCACCGACGGCGACGTCATCGACGAGGAGCACCTGCCGCCCGACATGCGGCCCTCGCGGCCCGAGGCGGCCATGCTGCGCGTGCCGCTCGGGATCCAGCTCCGCGAGGTGGAGAAGGAGTACATCCTCTCCTCGCTGCAGAGGAACGGCGGCAACAAGGCGCGCACCGCCGAGCTCCTCGGCATCAGCGAGAAGACGCTCTACAACAAGCTCAACCGCTACGCCGCCATCGCCCGCGACCGCGTGGGGGAGGGGACGCCCGTCGCGGATGAGCCGCCCGCCGCCCCCGCCGGCGCCGTGGCCAAGAGCTGAGCCGGCGCCGGCCCGCCCGCGCGGTCAGGGCGCCGCGGCGTCGCCGTCGGGGTCGCCGGGGACGTGCGCCACCACCTGGCCGCGGCCGGCGCGCTTCGCGGCGTAGAGCGCCGTGTCGGCGCGCCGCACCAGCGCGTCGGCCGCCTGATCGAGCGGGCCTTCGTCGAGCGCGGCCACGCCGAAGGAGGCGGCCACCTTCACCAGGCTGCCCCGCACCTCCGGCGCCGCCTCGGTCAGCCGATCGCGCACCCGCTCGGTCAGCACGCGCGCCTCGGCCGCGCTGGTGTGGGGGAGCAGGACCACGAACTCGTCCCCGCCGTAGCGCGCGGCGAAGTCGGTCTCGCGCAGCTCGCGCCGGATGACCTCCCCCACCGCGCGGATGGCGGCGTCGCCGGCCGCGTGCCCGAGCTGGTCGTTGATGGGCTTCAGGTTGTCCATGTCGACCATGACGCAGGCGAGCGGCGTCCGGTAGCGGCGGGCGCGCTTCACCTCGTCGTGGAGCCGCGCGCGGAAGGCGCGCACGTTGGGGAGCCCGGTGAGCGCGTCGGTGCGCGCCAGCTCCTGCAGCAGCGTCTCGCGCCGGGTGAGGCGGAGGGTGCGCTCGATGCGCGCCTTGAGCTCGCGCCCGGAGAAGGGCTTCGAGAGGAAGTCGAGCGCGCCGAGGTCGAGGCTGCGCGAGCGCGTGAGGTCGTCCCCGCGCGCCGAGATGAGGATGACCGGCACGTCGGCGGTGGCCGGGTCGGCGCGGAGCGCCTCCAGCGCCGCCAGCCCGTCCATGCGCGGCATGTAGAGGTCCATGAGCACGAGGTCGGGGCGCGTCGCCTGCGCCGCCTCGAGCGCCTCCAGCCCATCGGCGGCGAGCAGCACGTCGTACTCGTCGCCGAGCATCATGGCGAGCGCCTCGCGCGCGTCCTCGTCGTCGTCCACCACCAGCAGGCGCGCCCGGACGGTGACGGAGGAGGACGCCGCGGGCTCGAGGACCTCGGTCGCGGCCAGCGGCAGCCGCAGCTCGATGGCGCGCCGGTCGCCGTGGACCGTCACCTCCAGGCCGCCGCCGTGGAGCTCGGCCAGGCTCCGGCAGACCGCGAGCCCCATGCCGATCTCGGCCAGCCGGGCCGGGGCGCGGCGGCGCGGGCGCGGGGGGCGGGTGGAGGCGGGGCGGCGATCCTCCACCACCAGCCGTGCCCCGCCGGGCGAGGCCTGGAGCGTGAGCCGGATGCGGTCGCCGCTGCGGCTGCGCGACAGGGCGCCGTCGACGAGCGCGCCCACCACCTCCTCCAGCCGCTCGGCGTCGGCCGCGAGCGTGATCCGGTAGGGCGGCACCTCGCGCGCGAGCTCGACGCCCCGCGCGCGCGCGCGCTCGGCGCGGGTGGAGGCGACGCGCTCGACGAGCTCGTGCAGGTCGGCCGGCCGGCGGCGGCGCAGGGGCACGCTGCCGCCCTCGACGCTGCGCAGCGCGACCAGGCCGTCGGCGACGAGCGCCACCCGCCGGGCTTCGGCGAGGAGCGCGTCGAGCTCCGGCCCGGCGCCGCCCGTGCGCCGCAGCCGCCGCAGGCCTCGCAGGAGCGACGCCGCCGGGCTGCGCAGGTCCTCGGCCGCCAGCGCGAGCAGGTCGTCGTGGCGCTGCGCCGACTCGCGCAGCTTCCGGTTGGCCTCGAGGAGCTGGGCCGGGTCGGCGCGGGCGCGCTCGGGCGCGGCCGCGGCGGGCGGATCGTCCGCCGCCGAACCATCGCTCGTCCCTGGTCGCTCGCCGACCGCCATGACCCCCCAGCGGGGTCGGACTCGCCGCCCCGGTTACGTCGCCTCGCCTGCCCGTTCCCCAGGAAGGCTGAGGTGGATCATGCCCGTCGGCAAGGTGTACACGGCAGCGCCCAGGTGGAGCGGGCGCGCCGGGCACGTCGAGGGATTGCGCGACGCGAGCACCAGAAAGGGCTGCCGCGCTGGCCGGCCGTGCGGCATCATCGTCGCGAGGAGGCACGATGAGCGCCAAGCGCGTGAGCATCTACGGTAAGGACACCTGACCCTACACCAATGCCGCCCGTGTGGACTTCGGCAAACGTGGATTCGAGGTGCAGTACTTCAACGTGAAGCGGAACCCGGAGGCGCTCGACCGGTTCCTGGATCTCTCGGGAGGCGATCGGCGCGTCCCCCTCATCGACGAGGAGGGGCGGATCTCGATCGGATTCAACGGCAGTTGAAGCGTCTGACGGCCCCGGTCGGGGCCTCGAGTCAGGGCGCCGGCGGAGGAGGTGCTCCTCCGCGCGGCGCCAGCTTCAGCGGTAGGTCGCGCGCCGGCCCGGGCGAAAGCCGGGCGGCATCATCTGCGGAGGCGCCTCGACGCCGAAGTTGTACCACTCGAGGTAGAGCTTCCCGATCTTCACCTTCTTGCCGTTCTGCACCGCCTGGAGCGCGGACTTGAGCTTCTCGTCGCTCGCGTTCGCCTCGACCCCGCGCGCGAGCACCCGCACCGCCTCTTCGTGGCGGTTCTCCTTGTCGAGGAGCCAGGCGTAGGCGCACCAGAGGAGCCCCTGCTTCCGGTTGCCGCGCCCCTTGAGCGTGTCCTCGAAGACCTTCTGCATGCCGGCGAGGTCGCGCTTCCTCCAGCGGGCGATGGCCAGCATCAGCCGCGCCGGCCACTGGCTGTTCGCGGCGCGCTCGAGGTAGGGCAGCGCCCCGTCCTGCTCGCCCTTCCACCACATGAACTGTCCGATGAGCGCGGCGACGGCCGCCTCGGACCCGAAGAGCCAGCGGCTCAAGGCGAACGCGCCCTTCGCCTGCTGGATGGCGCGGTCGAAGCGGCGCGCCTGGGCGTCCGCGACCGCCGCCTCCACCACGGCGGAGAGCCGCTTCTGCGCGCGCAGGTTGAGCGCGACGTAGGCGATGGCCGCGGCGAGCACGCCGGGGACGATGACCGCCACCCAGCCGAAGCCCGCCAGGCGAATCGCGAGCGCGACGGCGAACCCTGCGGCGAGGCTGAGGAGGAGATTGTACATGCGCGCACCCGCCCGGCGCTGCCGGCCGGAGGCGGCCGGACAGCGGTCGGGCGGGACAGATACACGGCGCCGGAACGCCGCCGCAAGCGAAAACGCGCCTGGGCGCGCCGGCGCAATGCTCGGATGGCCCTCCCCGGATTCGAACCGGGACGGGGGGTTGCCCCACTCGATTTTGAGTCGAGCGCGTTTACCATTTCGCCAGAGGGCCGCTTCGGCACGGAACCTAGCAGAAAATTAGATTGTGTGCACCGCGCCCATTCGATAGTAGGAGGGACAAAACGAGGCGCCGGATACCAATCCGAAATCAATCGCGCCGAGGAGGAACACATGGCCAGGCCCGCCGGGAACGGCTCCATCGACGACATCCTTCGGCGCGCGATGGGCCCCGTGCTGCGGCGCGCGAGCGCCAGCATCGCGAAGGCCATCGCCGAGATGGCGGCGGAGCGGCTCGACAGCGAGCTCCAGAGCGGCGTCGGCCGCGCCCGCGGCCGCCGCTCGGCGCGCGCCGCCGGGGGGCGCCCGGCGCGCAGGCGCGGCGAGATGACGCGGTGGGTGGCCGACCGCCGCGCGCGCCGCGTCCCCAAGTTCGTCATCGAGATGACCAACGGGCTCGACACCAAGAAGAAGATCGTGGCGCGCTTCGGCGCCGACGCGGCCTTCGAGAAGGGCAAGCCGCTGCCGAAGGCGAAGTAGACGTTCAGCGCGCGGGGGGCTTCCGCGGCGCGGGCCGGCCGGGACGAGGCCCGCCGCGCCCGGGCCGCCCCGGAGACCGGGCGCCCGAAGCGCGAGCCCCGACGCGGCCGGGCCGCCCGCCGCCGGCGGAGGGCCGGGCCGCCGGCGACCGCGAGCCGGACGGGCGCGGAGCGGCGGCCGAGCGCGGAGTCGCGCTCCAGGATCGCGGACTCCCGCCCCCGGAGCGCGAGGCGCCGGTGCCGGACCGTACGCCGGCGCGCCCCGGCCGCCCGGAGCCCGGACGCGGCGGCGGCGCGGGCCGGGCGCTCGCCGGACCCGAGCCGGCCAGGGTCTCCAGCGCCAGGCCGAGCCGAGCGGCGAGGCGCTCCGGATCGCTGGGCCCGAGGCCGAGGCTCTCCGCCAGCGCCGCCGCCAGCGGGCCGGCGCGCGAGGCGCGCAGCGCGCGGGCGTGCTCCGGCAGGCGCGCGCGCAGGTCCGCCTCGAACTCGGCCAGCAGGCCCAGGTCGACGAGGCGCACCTCCTCCGTCAACAGGAGGTGCGCGCGATCGGAGAGCAGCTCGCGCCGGCGCAGCTCCTCGCGGTGCGAGGCGCGGATCGACTCGGCGGCGGCGGCGGCGCCCAGGCGCTGCAGCGCCGCCTCGAGCTCCTCGGCGGTCAGGCCGACCGCGGCCGCGGCGGCGCGGCGCACGCCCCCGGCGGCGCGCAGCGCGTGCAGCAGCTCGTCGCGCTCCCGCCGCTCGAACCCGCGGGTGAGGCCGTGGACGTCGAGCAGCCGCGCCAGGTCTTCCGCGTCGGGCGGGGTGCCGTCGCCGCGCCGCCAGGCCGCGGCCAGCGCCGCGACCAGGGGGGCCCGCCGGGCGCCGTGCTCGCGCACCAGCCGCTCCAGCACGGCGCGGCCCTCGCTCGCGTGGAGGTCGTCGAGGCGCGGCCAGACCGGCGCCGCGGGCGCCGCCGGCGCGGCGCGGTCGCGCGCGCGGTGCACCACCGGGCCGGCGGCCTTGCGACCACGCCGGGTGCCGCCGGACGCGCGGCGCGGCGCGGCCTCGGCCTCGGGCGCGGGCCGCGGGACGCCGCCCTCGCCGAAGTCGCCGGCCTGCTCGCGAGCGGCCGCCTCGGCGGGGGAGGCGCCTCGCGCCAGCTCCGACAGCGCCCGGGGACCGAGCGGGCGGGCGGGGGGCGGATCGGCGAGCAGCGCGCGCGCCGCCAGCAGCTCGTCCCAGGAGAGCGGCGCCAGGGCGTCGCGGACGGCCTGGGGCGAGGAGGGGCGGCCGGCGTCGGCGCACCAGCGGAGCGCGCGCGCGATGAGCTCCTCGTCGATCTCCGGCATGGGGGCGCAACCTGAAGGACCGACGACCCCAAGTCAAGCGTCGCCACAGTGGCGGGGGCCCGCCGGGCGTGCTTTAAGGAGCGCATGGCCGTGTCGCCGACCGAGGGGTGGGCTGCCGCGCCCCGGCTGCTGCGCAAGGCGCGCCTCGCCCTGTACGTGCTCCTGCTGGCCGCCGCGGCGGTGACGCTCTTCGGCGCGCCGGCGCTGGAGCAGGCGGTGCGCGAGGGCCGGGCGCCCCGCGCCGCGCTCATCCTGGCCCCGGCGCTGCTGGCCGCCTTCATCGCCCTGTTCGCCGCCTACCGCTTCACGCTGGTGCGCGCCGGCCGCTACCTGGCGGGCAAGGCCTTCGTCCAGGTGGGGCTGATGGTGCTGGTGCTCACGCTGGCGCTGCCCGGGTCGCTCGAGCGCTGGCGCTCGGCCGGCACGGTGCGCGAGGTGGACCTCTCGCGCCACCTGCGCGCGCCCGACGCCGAGGCGCGCGCGCTCGCCGCGGAGCTGGCGCGGCACCGGGATCCCCCGGACGCGCTCCGCTATGTGCCGCGGCTCATCGAGCTGCTCGAGGACGGCTCGCCCGAGGTGCGGCGGCAGGCGCGCGCCTCGCTGGTGGCGCTGGCCGGCCAGGACGCGGGCGGGGAGGGCGCCGAGGCGGTGCCGAAGTGGCGCGCCTTCTGGCGGGCGCACGGGGTCTCCGAGCTCCGCTGACGCCGGACCCCGCCGGGTGCGCAGCGGTTGCGCGCGCCCGCCCCGCGCGCGCTCGCCGGCGCAGGCCCTGCGCCCCGCGAGCGCGGCCGCTTTCACGCTTGCCGCGCCGCTCCGATTCTGATACTGATAATCGTTATCAAGATGAGAGCCGCCCCCGAGACCTCCGCGCTGCCGCGCCGCCCCGACGAGCGGCCCCGCCGCGATCCGCTCGCGGCGCTCGGCGCGTTCCTGCAGCAGAAGGGCCTCAAGCACTCGCGCCAGCGCCAGGCCATCGCGCAGATCTTCTTCGACATGGGCGGCCACGTGCCGGTCGACGCGCTGGTGGCGCGCGTGCGCGAGCAGGATCCGCGGGTGTCGGTCGCCACCGTGTACCGCACCATGAAGCTGCTCGCCGAGTGCGGGCTGGCGGTGCCGCGGCGCTTCGGGGAGGGGCAGACCCGCTACGAGCCCGCCGACCACCACCACGGCGACGCCCACGACCACCTCATCTGCACCGCCTGCGGCGCCATCGTCGAGTTCGAGAGCGAGCGCATCACCGCGCTGCAGCGGCGCCTGGCGCGCCGCCACGGCTTCGAGGTGGAGCGGCGGCGCGTCGAGCTGTACGGGCGCTGCGCCGGCTGCCGCGGCGCGGCCGCCAAGGAGCCTGCGTGACCCCCCCGTCTTCCGCCCCCGCCCGCAGCACGCCGTTCGACCGCAAGGAGGTCGCGGCCGCGCCCCGGTCGGTGATCCTGGTCGGCAACCCGAACGTCGGCAAGAGCGTCCTCTTCGGCGCGCTCACCGGCAAGTACGTCACGGTCTCGAACTACCCCGGCACCACCGTCGAGGTGACGCGCGGCTCGGCGGTGCTCGACGGCCAGCCCTGGCACGTGATGGACACGCCGGGGACGAACAACCTCACCCCCATGTCGGAGGACGAGCAGGTCACGCGCGACATCCTGATGAAGGAGCGCGACTACGCCTGCCTGCAGGTCTGCGACGCGAAGAACCTGCGCCGCGGCCTGCTCCTCACCGCCCAGCTGGCGGAGGCCGGCGTCCCCTTCGTGCTCGCCCTCAACATGGCGGACGAGGCGAAGAGCCGCGGCTTCCACGTCGACGCCGCGCCGCTGGCCGAGGCGCTGGGGGTGGACGTGGTGCCGACCGTGGCGGTCGAGCGCAAGGGGCTGCCGCAGCTGGTGACGGCCCTCGGCCGCGCCCGGCGCTCGCGCTTCGCCCCGCGCTACGACGAGGCGATCGAGGCGGCCCTGGCCGAGCTGGAGCCGCTCATGCCGTCGCGGGGCGGGCTTTCGCGGCGGGCGCTGGCGGTGATGGCGCTCGCCGGCGACGCCTCGCTCGGCGAGCACCTCGCGGCGGAGCTGCCCGAGGCCGACCTGCAGCGGCTGGAGGAGATCCGCCGCCGGCTGGCGGCCCGCTACCCGGAGTCGCTGCGGTTCGTCGTCTCGCGCCAGCGGCTGGCGGCGGTGGACCGGCTGCATGACGCGGTGGTGACGCGCGGCGCGCGCACGGTCGGGAGCAGCTTCTCCCGGCGGCTCGGCGGCTGGTCCACGCACCCGCTGCTCGGGCTGCCCATCCTGCTCGGCGTCCTGTTCGCCTGCTACGAGTTCGTGGGCGTGTTCGGCGCCAAGACCGCGGTCGACTTCCTCGAGAACACCGTCTTCTACGAGCACCTCGTGCCGTGGATGGACCGGCTGGTGCGCTGGGCGGTCCCGGCGAAGGGCCTGCAGGAGTTCCTGGTCGGCCCGCCCGGCGTGCCGTTCCGCGATCACGGCGGCTTCCTGGTCGGGCGCTACGGCGTGTTCTCGATGGGCCTCAGCTACGGCATGGCCATCGTGCTGCCCATCGTCACCACCTTCTTCATCGCCTTCAGCGTGCTGGAGGACTCGGGGTACCTGCCGCGCCTGGCGGTGATGGTGAACAAGGTCTTCAAGCGGATGGGCCTCAACGGCAAGGCCGTCCTGCCCATGGTGCTCGGGCTCGGCTGCGACACCATGGCCACCATGACCGCCCGGATCATGGAGACGCGCAAGGAGCGCGTCATCGTCACGCTCCTGCTGGCGCTCGGGGTCCCCTGCAGCGCGCAGCTCGCCGTCATCTTCGCCATGCTGGCCGGGGTGGGGCCGGTCGCGGCGGCCTGGTTCGCCGGCGCGGTGCTGGCGGTGCTGTTCCTCGTCGGCTGGCTCGCCGCCAAGGTCATCCCGGGCCGCGGCTCGGACTTCATCCTCGAGCTGCCGCCGCTGCGGGTGCCGCAGGCGGGCAACATCGCGGTGAAGACGCTCGCCCGGATCGAGTGGTACCTGCGCGAGGCGCTGCCGCTCTTCGTCCTCGGCACGCTCATCCTGTGGGGCCTCGACCGCGTGCACGGGCTCCAGGTGCTGGAGCGCGCCGCCGCCCCGGTGGTGGTGGGCGTGCTGCAGCTGCCCAAGGAGGCCGCCAGCGCCTTCATCCTCGGCTTCCTCCGCCGCGACTACGCCGCGGCCGGGCTCTTCATGCACTACGAGCCGTTCATGAAGGCCGGCACCATGACCCGGGCGATGGAGGTCGAGGTGGTGACCGCGCTCGTCACCATCACGCTCTTCATCCCCTGCATCGCCAACTTCTTCATGATCCTGAAGGAGCGGGGCTGGAAGACCGGCGTCGCCATCGCCGGCTTCATCCTGCCCTTCTCGGTGGGCGTGGGCGCGCTGCTCAACGTGCTCATGCGCCGCTTCTACCTGTGAGGACGCCGTGCCTGCCCTGGTGAAGAGGAGCGAGACCTGCCCGCTGTGCGGGACCACCTTCGACGCCCAGGGCCAGGGCTGCCGCCCGAGCTGCCCGCTGGCGGCGGGGTGCAAGGTCATGTGCTGCCCGTCCTGCGGCTACAGCTTCCCCCAGGAGACCGGACTGGCCGGCCGCCTGAAGGCCCTCCTCGATCGCCGTCGCGCCCACCCTTGAACCCCACCATGAACGACACCGCCCTGCACGCCCACCACGTCGAGGAGCTCCTGGAGACCGTCTTCACCGAGCGCGAGCAGGGGCGCGACGCCCTCGACGGCGTCCTCGCCCACGCGGCCGCCTCGCACGCCGGCGCGCTCGATCGCGGCGCGCTGGCGGGCCTGGAGGCGGCCGGGCTCCTCCGCCTGGACGGCGAGCGCGTCGCGCTCACCGAGGCGGGCGAGCAGCGGGCGCGGGCGGTCGTCCGGCGCCACCGCCTCACCGAGCGGCTCTTCCGCGATCTGCTCCAGCTCTCGGAGGACGCCACCGAGAGCCAGGCGTGCGAGCTCGAGCACATCCTCTCGCCCGAGGCGACCGACTCGGTCTGCACGCTGCTCGGCCACCCGCCCACCTGCCCGCACGGGAAGGCCATCCCGCCGGGCCGCTGCTGCGGCGCCGCGCAGAAGACGGTCCGCTCTCTGGTGACGGGGCTGCCCTCGTTCGAGCTCGGCACCCCGGCGCGGATCGTGTTCATCGCCCCGCGCTTCCACGACCGGATGGACCGGCTCGCCTCGCTCGGGGTCATCCCGGGCAGCGAGATCCGGCTCCACCAGCGCTCGCCCTCGTACGTGATCGAGGTGGGCGAGACCACGCTCGCGCTCGACCCCGAGATCGCGCAGGAGATCTACGTGAAGCGGGTCGAGGCCTGATCTTTTCCCCCGCGGCCCTCGAGGCCGCTCCTTCCGAGAGAGGCCTCGCGCCCACCGCCGTGCCGTGAACGAGAAGCTCACCGTCGCCGCCGTCCTCGCAGCCGCAGCCGTCCTGCTCGCCCCCGCCGCCGCCCGCGCCGATCGGCGCTACTACGGCGAGACCTACAACGCCGTGACCGCCCCGCCGGGCGGGCTCGACGTCGAGCTGTGGTCCACCCTGACGCAGCCGAAGGCCGGCAGCGGCGACCGCCAGTTCTGGCGGCACCAGGTGGAGCTCGAGACCGGGATCACCCCGCGCTGGGACGTCGCGCTCTACAACGTCTTCGACCGCGTGCAGGGCGAGACGCTGCAGTACCAGGCCACCAAGATCGAGACGCGCTACCGGCTCTCCGACTACGGGGAGTGGTTCGTGGACCCGGTCCTGTACCTCGAGGTGAAGAAGGAGTGGACCGCCGACAAGCCGCTCGGCTTCGAGGGCAAGCTCATCCTGGGCAAGGACGTCGGTCCGCTCAACGTCTCGGTGAACGCGCTCTACGAGCTCGAGCTCATCCCGGGCGGCGGCCGCGAGCACGAGCTGGGCTACGCCACCGGCCTCTCCTACGAGCTCGCCCCCTGGGTGCGCGCGGGCGGTGAGGTCTTCGGCGCCTGGCACAAGGCGGACGACGCGGGCGACTGGGCGAGCGAGCACTACGCCGGCCCGGCCGTCTCCTTCGCCTGGGGCCGCACCTGGTTGGTGCTGGCGGGCGGCTTCGGGCTGACCGACACGAGCCAGAAGAACCAGCTCCGCGCCATCTTCGCGCTGCAGCTCTAGCCGGAGCTCTGGAGGCCTCGCCATGAAGAACGGGCTCCTCGCCGCCGCGTCCGCCACGCTCGCCCTGGCCGCCGTGCTCACCGCCTGCGCCAGCGGCCCCGCCCCACGCCCCGCCGTGGGCGCCGAGGACGCGGCCGGCGAGAAGCTCTACCGCGAGCACTGCGGCGCCTGCCACCGCCTGCGCAACCCCGCCGAGCAGACCCGGGCGCGCTGGGCCTGGGCCGTCGACCACTACGGCCCGCGGGCGCACCTCCGCGACGAGGACCGCCCGCTCGTCCTGCGCTACCTGCAGGCGAGGGCCAAGGACGCCGCCCCCGACGGCGCGGAGGCGCGGTGATCGTCTGCTCCTGCCGGGCCGTCTCCGAGCAGGCCCTGCGCGAGGCGGCGTGCGCGGGCCTCTCCCCCGCCGAGGTCGAGGCCCAGACGGGGGCGGGCGGCGATTGTGGCTGCTGCCGCGAGGAGGTCGCCTACATCCTCTCGCGGGCGGCGGGCCCGTGCCGCGCCGGCGGCGCGTGCCCGGGCTGCCCGCGCCGCCAGGCGGCGTGAACCCGAGCGCGAAGGAGCCTTCATGAAGGTCAGCCAGAAGGTGATCGACCTCCTCAACGAGGTCCTCACGAACGAGCTCACCGCCATCAACCAGTACTTCCTCCACGCGCGCATGTGCCAGAACTGGGGGTACGAGCGGCTCTGGCACCGGGTCCGCGACGAGTCGATCGACGAGATGAAGCACGCCGACCGCGTCATCGCGCGCGTGCTCTACCTCGAGGGCTTCCCCAACGTGCAGCGGCTGGGGAAGGTGACCATCGGGCAGACGGTGGACGAGCAGCTCAAGCTCGACCGCGCGCTCGAGCAGCACGCCATCCCGGTGCTGAACCAGGGCATCGAGACCTGCCGCCAGGAGGGCGACAACGGGACCGCCGACCTGCTGGAGGACATCCTGGAGGACGAGGAGGAGCACCTCGACTGGCTCGAGGCGCAGCTGACGCTGGTCGACCAGGTCGGGCTCCAGAACTACCTGGCGGAGCAGATCAAGCAAGAGGGGAAGTAGGCAGGATCCGCCCGTCTCGAGGTGTCGCATCTCCCTCGCCCCGCGAAGCGGGGAGAGGGGCCGCTCGAGCACGCTCGACTTCCCGGAGGCGTGTGGCAGCTGCCTCCGAGCGGGTGCGGCGGGGTAGCCCTCCGGCGGTGCTCGGCCAACGACCTGCCGGGCAAGATACGGCGGCCGGCTCAGAAACGCTCCGGGCCGAGCAACGCATCGTGCCACGCCGGCGAGGTGCGCGAGGTCCTCGCGTCGGCGTGGCACCGGCGTTGCTGGCGGCAGTGGGTCGATCGGCGGTCGCCCGCAGGTCGGCCTGCGCTCCGGCGGAGGGCCACCCCGCCGCCCCCTGGCGAGCGCCGCTGATCGGCGAACGGTAGGGCCATCCGCGCTCCCCCCTGCGGCGGCAAGACCACGCCGCCCCCGCGCCCCGCTTGACGCCCGTATTCAGGCGTCTTATCCATGTCTCCAGAAAATGAATCCGCATTCAGCATCCGAAAAGCCCGTTCGGCTGCGCGAGCGCCTGCGGGAGGCCACCGGCGAGGCCATCCTCGACGCCGCCGAGCGGGCGTTCGCCGAGGAGGGCGCCAGGGCGCGCATGGAGTCCATCGCGACCCGCGCCGGGATCGCCGTCGGGACGCTCTACAACCACTTCGCGGACCGGGACGCGCTCTGGGAGGCGCTGCGCAGCTCGCGGCGCGCGGCGCTGCTGGCGCGGCTCGACGCCGCGCTCGACGCCTCGCGGGGCGGGCCGTTCCCGGACTCCCTGCGCGCCTTCCTGGGCGCGCTCGAGGCGCACTGGGCCGAGCACCGCGGCTACCTCTCCCTGCTCGTCCACGCCGAGCCCACGGTGGCGCGGGCGGGCG
This Anaeromyxobacter diazotrophicus DNA region includes the following protein-coding sequences:
- the feoB gene encoding ferrous iron transport protein B, producing the protein MTPPSSAPARSTPFDRKEVAAAPRSVILVGNPNVGKSVLFGALTGKYVTVSNYPGTTVEVTRGSAVLDGQPWHVMDTPGTNNLTPMSEDEQVTRDILMKERDYACLQVCDAKNLRRGLLLTAQLAEAGVPFVLALNMADEAKSRGFHVDAAPLAEALGVDVVPTVAVERKGLPQLVTALGRARRSRFAPRYDEAIEAALAELEPLMPSRGGLSRRALAVMALAGDASLGEHLAAELPEADLQRLEEIRRRLAARYPESLRFVVSRQRLAAVDRLHDAVVTRGARTVGSSFSRRLGGWSTHPLLGLPILLGVLFACYEFVGVFGAKTAVDFLENTVFYEHLVPWMDRLVRWAVPAKGLQEFLVGPPGVPFRDHGGFLVGRYGVFSMGLSYGMAIVLPIVTTFFIAFSVLEDSGYLPRLAVMVNKVFKRMGLNGKAVLPMVLGLGCDTMATMTARIMETRKERVIVTLLLALGVPCSAQLAVIFAMLAGVGPVAAAWFAGAVLAVLFLVGWLAAKVIPGRGSDFILELPPLRVPQAGNIAVKTLARIEWYLREALPLFVLGTLILWGLDRVHGLQVLERAAAPVVVGVLQLPKEAASAFILGFLRRDYAAAGLFMHYEPFMKAGTMTRAMEVEVVTALVTITLFIPCIANFFMILKERGWKTGVAIAGFILPFSVGVGALLNVLMRRFYL
- a CDS encoding metal-dependent transcriptional regulator, with amino-acid sequence MNDTALHAHHVEELLETVFTEREQGRDALDGVLAHAAASHAGALDRGALAGLEAAGLLRLDGERVALTEAGEQRARAVVRRHRLTERLFRDLLQLSEDATESQACELEHILSPEATDSVCTLLGHPPTCPHGKAIPPGRCCGAAQKTVRSLVTGLPSFELGTPARIVFIAPRFHDRMDRLASLGVIPGSEIRLHQRSPSYVIEVGETTLALDPEIAQEIYVKRVEA
- a CDS encoding (2Fe-2S)-binding protein; its protein translation is MIVCSCRAVSEQALREAACAGLSPAEVEAQTGAGGDCGCCREEVAYILSRAAGPCRAGGACPGCPRRQAA
- the bfr gene encoding bacterioferritin; the protein is MKVSQKVIDLLNEVLTNELTAINQYFLHARMCQNWGYERLWHRVRDESIDEMKHADRVIARVLYLEGFPNVQRLGKVTIGQTVDEQLKLDRALEQHAIPVLNQGIETCRQEGDNGTADLLEDILEDEEEHLDWLEAQLTLVDQVGLQNYLAEQIKQEGK
- a CDS encoding TetR/AcrR family transcriptional regulator, encoding MNPHSASEKPVRLRERLREATGEAILDAAERAFAEEGARARMESIATRAGIAVGTLYNHFADRDALWEALRSSRRAALLARLDAALDASRGGPFPDSLRAFLGALEAHWAEHRGYLSLLVHAEPTVARAGDRARRDRTLAEEMVARAARLVRRGVAEGALREEGHELFPVLLVGMVRALMVREIARGQPCSGATLDQAVEFFLAGAGRRP